CCTAACTTTATAGCTTGTTTTTCTGTTATTATTTGTTGGCCAATAAGAATATCAGAAACTATTGTTTTTGAACCTAGTATATCTGATAAATCTTTTTCTTGTAAGTTGTTAGCTTCCATGAATTCCCAGAGTATTGAATGGGGTTCTGATTCTTCAAGGGGATAATGATCTTGTTCGTACTTTTCGATTAAAGTCAAGAGTAAATTTAACAAGGTGGTTTCTTCTAGACTGCGATTTTCTCGATGAGATAAGGCCTCAGCTAGGTTAATAGCCTGTTCGTTTTCTGCCTCGTTTTCTATCACTTTTGGTAGATACTCGGCTAGTAACCTTCCGTAGGTATCACGGTTTAAAGTAAGGGTCATTTTTCCACTCATATTTCTGTTACCCAAAACGAAAAGATAACTGCTGTATTCAAATTTTTACAGTTTATTTTAAATAAATCAAGAGATTTAACCCCGGAATCGTGCGCGAGAGAGTCCAGATAAGGAGAGTAATATAAAAGATGCCGATACCCCATTGATACCAAACTAAAAAAGAAATGATAGCGGGTAATTCTCGATCGCGAACTCGCCAATCATTAAAGCCTAATTTTAGCAAATTATTGAGACTTAAATCGTAATAATTTAACCAATTCCAACGCTTTTGCCAAGGAATAGGAGTATAACGATCGCGAAAGAGGGGAAATTCGGGAACCACGGGTAAACGGGTGATTAATAAGCGTAATTGTCGCATACTACCATCTTGCAGGAAATAGGAACTATCCATTAAATCGTGATAGCGTCCCCGACGATAAAGTTCGATAATTAAAATTAGGGGTAAGGGGACAAGAATTAGGGCAATAGCTGTTAAAGTTAGTAGGGGACGACTGGCAGATTGCAGGATATTAAACACACCAGAAAGGGTGAGAATAATATAGCTAGTTACCATACAAAAGATTTCATAACGATTAGGAATTACTGGTTTAGGAGTGAGACGACGCACGCGATCAATTAACCAAAATAAACAGCCAAAATAGGCAAAAATTATGATTCCTGTCCCGAAAACTAAACTAAAATTTGTACCATCTTGACTTAAGAGTAATAGTAAAGCAAGGAAAGAAGTATGTAGAAAATCAGCTACCCAAGTGAGGTTAATTAGGCGAATAACTGAGATATTATTTAGCTTTTGTTTTAACTGTTGTAATCGCAATTTTTCGGTTTTGTATTCAATTTGATTAGCATCAGCAATTTGTTCTAGGGAGCGAAAATTACGAACTAAATTTCTTAAAACTGTCTCATTTCCTGTTAAAGTTGGTAAATAAATTGCTTGACCAATTACTCCTCTATCTCCCAGTATTTTCGCTTTATCGGAATCAAAAGCTAATCCCGATACACTCAAATAACTATTGTTAGTAAAAGTGGAATTACTAAAATCTACCTGATCTAAAAGTTTCACATCTTGAAAACTAACCACACCATTAAAATAACTAGACCGGAAAGCGCCCGATTTTTCAAAAGTGGCATTTCTAAAGGTTAATAAATTTAAAAATCTACTCTTAGAAAATAGCGGACGATCTCGCCATTGACTTTGGGAAAAATTAGCTTCTTTTTGCCAGAAAGTACGGGTAAAATCTGCGGGTTTATCGTATTTAGTTTGATCAAAATAAGCTTCGGCAGTAAAATGACTGCCATGGAAGTTAGTAATACTTTTAAAATGTGCGCTGCGAAAGATGGCTTTATTTAAAAATTGACTTTGACTAAAATTTACATCTCCCATAAAATTGGCTTTGGTAAATTTTGCCACCCTAGCAAAACGCGATTCTACCCAATTACTTTCACGACTAAATTTTGCTGCCATTGCTTCGACAATTTGCAGAAAAAAAGTCTTAGAAAAGTCCACTTCTCCCATAAATACGGTTCCCTGCAACTTCACCGGTCCACGAAATACTGTGACATTAAAAACCGGTTCATCGCTATCGAATAAAAAATTTTCGTCCTGTTGTAATAACTGTTCTTCCGTGGGTGATAACAAGGTAGCAAGGGCCACTTTTGTTAAAGGAGTCGGTAAACCCAGACGGGAAGCGATAAAATTGCCTTGAATTAAGGAATTACTAAAATCTAAACCTAGGGGTTGTTTAGCGCGATTAATTTGACCTTGAATCTGTTGATAAAATTGTTCTTGCAGTTCTTTATTTTCATCGCGGATATCGATAACTAAATTGGCTAAATCGATAGTAGTCATCCCTTCTTTAAGGACGGGTGCGCTTAAACGTTCCTGCAATAAAGTTACTGTTAAGGGAACCCTATCCACTACTGCCAAACTAGGGAGAGAATGTAAACAGAAAAACAGAAAAACAATGATTAGTAACCAGCAGCTTTTCAACAACGCACCCACGACAGTTATTTTCCTAAACAAGCTTGGATAGCCATTTCTAAATCCTCTTGGTTTAAATCGGTAATAACAAAGACTTCCTGAACACTTTTTCCTGTCCTCGCAATCAGCTTAAAACCACCACGAATCGGCACTGATATCCGCAATTGTAACCGCGGACAATGACCTTTTGAGCGAGAAAGTACCCCCGGGGTGACAGTGGTGATTCCCTGATAAGTAATTAACTTTTCTAATACCGCAATCAACCCCGGAATATGAGTAGAATGATTCCAAACTAAGCGACCATTATTCATAATTATGCGGCCTCTAGGGGAGCCATGGTTAATCCTTCCCGTCGCAATTGTTGGTGATAAAGTTCCGCTTGTTCTTGGGGACCTGTCCAGACAATTGCCTGTCCTTGGTAGTGAACTTGATTAGTTAATTCCCAAGCTTGCTCGGTAGTCATATCCGGGATATATTTAATTAAACAATTGGCCACATGATCGAAGGTGTTAAAGTCATCGTTGAGAACAATAACTTTATAGTTGGGATAAGTCTTTTTCACCCCTTGGGTGGACTTATCTAAGGTGGTACTGGGTGCGCTGGCCATAAAAGTTACAATAGGTCAAGGTTTTTGCGGTTAAATTCGAGCATTTTGACAACAATTAAGCGGCAAAAGCCACAGAATTATTATTCAAAACTTGGTGATAGTAATTTAATAACTGTTTGGTGGCCGCTTGCCATGCCCATTTTTCCGCTTCTAGACGCGCATTTCGTCGTAATTCCTCTCTTTCTGCCTTGGCGGTTAGTAATCTTTGGGTGGCACTAATTAAACCCTTTTCATCCCTAGGATCGAAGAGATGACCATTAACTCCATCGGTGACAATATCGGGAATTCCCCCCGAATTTGCCGCCACCACCGGACAACCGGCAGCCATGGATTCTAAGAGTACCAAACCGAGGGTTTCTGTGCGTGAGGGAAACAGAAAAGCATCTGCGGAAGCAAAAGCGGAGGCTAATTCTAACCCCTGTAAATAACCGACAAAATGGGTATTTGTGTCAGCAAAATGACTTGTTAAAGCTTCCCGATGGGGACCATCTCCCACAATGGCAAATCTTGCTTCGGGAATCGCTTCTAAGACTGGTTTAATGCGATCGATTTCTTTTTCGGCCGACACTCGACCAACGTATAATAAGAGAGGACTATCGGGGTTATTTTGGGATAATTTCAGTCTCATAGCTGGGGATTTTAAATGAGGTTGAAATAATTCCGTATCGACTCCCCTTTGCCAAAGCTCTACCTTTTCAATGCCACGACTAGATAATTCTTGCACCATAGCGGTGGAAGTACAGAGATTTAAACTTGCTTGATTGTGGGCCAATTTTAATAATTCCCAGAGTAATCCTTCTAGGGAACCTAATCCATAGTGTTGTAGGTATTGGGGGAGATGGGTATGATAGGAAGCGACGAGGGGAATGTTCATAGTTTTGGCAAAATAAATGCCTCCCACCCCTAAAACAGCCGGGTTAACCACATGAATAATATCAGGTTTAAACCTCTCTAAAGCTTGACCGACTGAAGGCCGGGGGAAAGCCATTTTTAATTCCGGATATAGGGGTAAGGGAATCCCTGTAACTCCATGAATTTTAGCACCTTTGTACTCCTTTAAACCGCCATCGGGAGAGAAAACTAATACCTGATGACCTAATCTTTGTAGGTGTTCTACGGTATGTTTAAGACGGGTGACAATGCCATCGATTTTCGGTAAGAAGGTTTCTGTAAAAAGAGCAATTCGCATAGAGAAAACAAGGTTAAGTAATAATTAAGGACAAGCTTTTTGAGATAGCTAGGAATAATTACTGAATTTCTCAAGGCAATTAACTCCCCAATTAATCATAGATCAGAAAGGCCAAAGGTTTTAATCACTCGATCGCTACCTTCGATAACCACCGTCGCTCGATAATTATCGCCGATTGCTGCCGTCCATAATTGCCATTCCCCCGCCACATTGTCTAATTTTAAGGGATTAAGGCCCACTTCCACTCGATCGAGTCCCCCGCTAATTCCCGTTCCCAGTGCCTTTAAATAAGCCTCTTTTGCCGTCCATAACTGAAAAAATAGCTTTTCCTTCTCTGGGGACTTTTCAACAAGCTCATGTTCCTTAGCACAAAAAAACCTTTTTGTCAAGCTATTTAAATCTTTCATCTGGCGCATTTTCTCTAAATCTACCCCGATGCGAGCGGTTAAAGTCAAGCCACAGATTGCCATCTCCTCGGAATGGGAGAGATTAAACTGCAATTGGTAGTTAATACTCGGTTTTCCCCGTTCACTGTAGATAAACTCGATTTTTTCGGGACTTATCGCCAAATATGACCCTAAAATCTCGCGTAAACACCCCCTAGCCGCCAAAAAACGCCGCTTGTGTTCGGGAAAATGGTAACGATTAGCTCTAATTATTTCATCTTCCGAGAGCAAAGAAGCCAGTTTTTCTAGTCTATCCCCAGAGGGATCAAGACTGATAAAATAGAGATGAACCTCATCGGTAGATATAAACATTAAACTCAGAAGCTCTCAAATAATTAATTATCGGTAAATTTTACCGTAAAATGAGAATTGCCGATTCAAGAATTTATCCACCTTCTAACTCTTGACTTTGCAGCACACCTATGAACTTTTTTCATACTGAAGACCATCTCCAACAGTTCGGTACAGATATTTTAGAAACAACTTGGCGAGAATTTCCCCAATTAGCTCAAGAACAAATTGCCCTAACTTGGATAGTATATGATCCTCCCGTTGTCGTCAACACGGGGGGAGCAATTTCTCACGAAGAATTCTGGAAATATTCCCCCCGCGGATTTAGTTATCGCGGACAAGAAAGAACCTATCCTGCCAGTTTAGTTAAATTATTTTATCTAGTAGCAATTCATGAGTGGTTAGAGGGGGGAATGATTCCCGAAAGCACCGAATTAAATCGCGCCATTCGTGACATGATTTTTGACTCTAGTAATGATGCTACCAGTTTAGTTGTAGATCTGGTTACAGGAACCACTAGCGGTCCAGAAATTGCCGCCAGTCCCTTTGAAACTTGGAAGCAACAACGCAACATAGTTAATCGTTATTTTCAATCCTTAAATTGGCCGGAATTAGCGACAATTAACGTTAATCAAAAAACTTGGTCTGACGGTCCCTATGGACGTGAACGCGCTTTTTTAGGGGAATTAATGGAGAATCGCAATATGTTAACTAGCAATGCAGTGGCGCGTTTAATTCATACTATTATCGGGGGGATTGCGGTTTCTTCCCAACGTTCCCAGATGATGATGTCTTTACTAAAACGAAGTCTTAATCCTGCTGATTGGACAAGTCAAGGAGATGATACACAAATCTTAGGATTTTTGGGGCAAGGATTACCAGAAAATAGTCAAATTTGGTCAAAAGCTGGTTGGACAAGTCAAGTACGTCACGATGCAGCCTATATTGAAATTCCCCATCATACTCCCTATCTCTTGGTGGTATTTACCGAGGGAAAAGATAACAGTCAAAATCGCTCAATTTTACCTTTTATTTCCCAGAAAGTAGCCGAGAAAATTATGCAGTTTAATTAATTTAAGCTGTAAGTAGGATGGTTTTCTCTGTCATTGTCAAAAGTGCTAGATAAACATCCTACTGCCATAAACCCTTAAATTTACTGATATTCATCTCAATATATAGCTTTTCTGGGATAGATGGGGTTTGTTCTTGCCGCTGAAATACTTGATTAAGTTTAGTCTGTGCTTTACCTTGACGGGAAGGGCTATCACCATTTAAACTAACAATAAGTTGTTTTTAAGTATTTCCTCAAATATGTGACTTTCAACCCTCACCATTGTCATAACGAAAGGGAAGTGGAGAGTAAATTAATTGTCCAGTATTTACTCCCCAAACTAGGCTACAATCCTGAACATTGGTATCAACAAGTTAGCTTCGGTAAAGTCCGCCTAGATTTCCTTGTTTCCGCTCAAAAACCTATCAACAAAAAGCAGTTTTTACCCTCTCACTGTCTAATCATCGAGGCTAAAAACCCCAGAGAAAAGCTCATCAATCATTGTCACCGCTTAGGTTATTATCTCAACTACTTTAAAGTGCAGTGGGGATTATTAACCAATGGTGATGAGATTCAACTTTATCGAAGAAAACCCGATAAAATTTATTTAGTTTTTAGATGTTCTGGGTTAGAAATTGCCTCTCACTTAGAACAGTTAAAATCTCTGATTGGCTACGAAACTTTATCCCTGGGTATTCCACCGCTTAATTCTCCAACAATCAACCACAAAAATCCCATGAAAACCATCGCAATTTATCATCATAAAGGTGGTGTTGGTAAAACCACCGTCGCTACCAATCTAGCGGCAGCCTTGAGTAAAAAAGGTAAGCGAGTTTTATTAATTGATATTGATGCTCAAGCTAACAGTACTTTTGCCGTTGGTTTAATTAAGTTTCAATTCGATGATGACGATGATTTAAAAGATAAAAATGTCTTTCATTTGCTAGATAACAGTAACCGCATTTTTATTGAGAATATCGTCAGAAAGTCTCAAGGATTCAATCATCCCGAAATTGATGTTATTCCCTCTCACATATCTTTAATTGCTAACCAAGCTAAAATTAAAGATAATGCAGCGGTATTTGCTAGATTGGCAAGAAAATTAGAGAAAGTAAATAATCAATACGATATTGTAATTATTGATGCACCTCCCGCACTTGATTTATATGCACGCATTGCTTTAATTGCAGCTGACTATCTAATAATTCCTTCAGATCTTAAACCATTTTCTAATCAAGGATTAGATAGCGTTAAAAACTTTGTTCAAGAGGAAATAAATGAAAGTCGTGGAGATTTGGGTAAACCAACCCTACAAATTTTAGGCGTTTTACCTTCCAAA
This portion of the Microcystis aeruginosa NIES-2549 genome encodes:
- a CDS encoding helix-turn-helix domain-containing protein — encoded protein: MSGKMTLTLNRDTYGRLLAEYLPKVIENEAENEQAINLAEALSHRENRSLEETTLLNLLLTLIEKYEQDHYPLEESEPHSILWEFMEANNLQEKDLSDILGSKTIVSDILIGQQIITEKQAIKLGQFFHVDSSLF
- a CDS encoding pentapeptide repeat-containing protein, which codes for MGALLKSCWLLIIVFLFFCLHSLPSLAVVDRVPLTVTLLQERLSAPVLKEGMTTIDLANLVIDIRDENKELQEQFYQQIQGQINRAKQPLGLDFSNSLIQGNFIASRLGLPTPLTKVALATLLSPTEEQLLQQDENFLFDSDEPVFNVTVFRGPVKLQGTVFMGEVDFSKTFFLQIVEAMAAKFSRESNWVESRFARVAKFTKANFMGDVNFSQSQFLNKAIFRSAHFKSITNFHGSHFTAEAYFDQTKYDKPADFTRTFWQKEANFSQSQWRDRPLFSKSRFLNLLTFRNATFEKSGAFRSSYFNGVVSFQDVKLLDQVDFSNSTFTNNSYLSVSGLAFDSDKAKILGDRGVIGQAIYLPTLTGNETVLRNLVRNFRSLEQIADANQIEYKTEKLRLQQLKQKLNNISVIRLINLTWVADFLHTSFLALLLLLSQDGTNFSLVFGTGIIIFAYFGCLFWLIDRVRRLTPKPVIPNRYEIFCMVTSYIILTLSGVFNILQSASRPLLTLTAIALILVPLPLILIIELYRRGRYHDLMDSSYFLQDGSMRQLRLLITRLPVVPEFPLFRDRYTPIPWQKRWNWLNYYDLSLNNLLKLGFNDWRVRDRELPAIISFLVWYQWGIGIFYITLLIWTLSRTIPGLNLLIYLK
- a CDS encoding DUF2103 domain-containing protein, producing the protein MNNGRLVWNHSTHIPGLIAVLEKLITYQGITTVTPGVLSRSKGHCPRLQLRISVPIRGGFKLIARTGKSVQEVFVITDLNQEDLEMAIQACLGK
- the clpS gene encoding ATP-dependent Clp protease adapter ClpS, whose protein sequence is MASAPSTTLDKSTQGVKKTYPNYKVIVLNDDFNTFDHVANCLIKYIPDMTTEQAWELTNQVHYQGQAIVWTGPQEQAELYHQQLRREGLTMAPLEAA
- a CDS encoding glycosyltransferase family 4 protein; amino-acid sequence: MRIALFTETFLPKIDGIVTRLKHTVEHLQRLGHQVLVFSPDGGLKEYKGAKIHGVTGIPLPLYPELKMAFPRPSVGQALERFKPDIIHVVNPAVLGVGGIYFAKTMNIPLVASYHTHLPQYLQHYGLGSLEGLLWELLKLAHNQASLNLCTSTAMVQELSSRGIEKVELWQRGVDTELFQPHLKSPAMRLKLSQNNPDSPLLLYVGRVSAEKEIDRIKPVLEAIPEARFAIVGDGPHREALTSHFADTNTHFVGYLQGLELASAFASADAFLFPSRTETLGLVLLESMAAGCPVVAANSGGIPDIVTDGVNGHLFDPRDEKGLISATQRLLTAKAEREELRRNARLEAEKWAWQAATKQLLNYYHQVLNNNSVAFAA
- a CDS encoding 4'-phosphopantetheinyl transferase family protein, translated to MFISTDEVHLYFISLDPSGDRLEKLASLLSEDEIIRANRYHFPEHKRRFLAARGCLREILGSYLAISPEKIEFIYSERGKPSINYQLQFNLSHSEEMAICGLTLTARIGVDLEKMRQMKDLNSLTKRFFCAKEHELVEKSPEKEKLFFQLWTAKEAYLKALGTGISGGLDRVEVGLNPLKLDNVAGEWQLWTAAIGDNYRATVVIEGSDRVIKTFGLSDL
- a CDS encoding serine hydrolase, whose translation is MNFFHTEDHLQQFGTDILETTWREFPQLAQEQIALTWIVYDPPVVVNTGGAISHEEFWKYSPRGFSYRGQERTYPASLVKLFYLVAIHEWLEGGMIPESTELNRAIRDMIFDSSNDATSLVVDLVTGTTSGPEIAASPFETWKQQRNIVNRYFQSLNWPELATINVNQKTWSDGPYGRERAFLGELMENRNMLTSNAVARLIHTIIGGIAVSSQRSQMMMSLLKRSLNPADWTSQGDDTQILGFLGQGLPENSQIWSKAGWTSQVRHDAAYIEIPHHTPYLLVVFTEGKDNSQNRSILPFISQKVAEKIMQFN
- a CDS encoding ParA family protein, with the translated sequence MTFNPHHCHNEREVESKLIVQYLLPKLGYNPEHWYQQVSFGKVRLDFLVSAQKPINKKQFLPSHCLIIEAKNPREKLINHCHRLGYYLNYFKVQWGLLTNGDEIQLYRRKPDKIYLVFRCSGLEIASHLEQLKSLIGYETLSLGIPPLNSPTINHKNPMKTIAIYHHKGGVGKTTVATNLAAALSKKGKRVLLIDIDAQANSTFAVGLIKFQFDDDDDLKDKNVFHLLDNSNRIFIENIVRKSQGFNHPEIDVIPSHISLIANQAKIKDNAAVFARLARKLEKVNNQYDIVIIDAPPALDLYARIALIAADYLIIPSDLKPFSNQGLDSVKNFVQEEINESRGDLGKPTLQILGVLPSKISTHAQYLKYNFPKQKQVIPDKYGLPLMESIISERMPLSRCINQYVTVGDLEIPAPQSIIDYAEHQADAGVSAAEFEALALEVLAKIGVK